Proteins from one Parasteatoda tepidariorum isolate YZ-2023 chromosome 4, CAS_Ptep_4.0, whole genome shotgun sequence genomic window:
- the LOC139425353 gene encoding zinc finger MYM-type protein 1-like, translating to MLLPFKFKAFLIQNEFIHLLASTVRNQLINDIKRNKYYGLLFDSTPDISHREQMSQVARYVDADFINKKVSIKESFLSFIEIHAKDAASIENTILEKLNYDEISLTNCRSQCYDNAAVMAGHTSETRWSARIQAVIVIIYGLENIKELIEKLAEHTTTTSDNRSEATILLQNILTFSFITLVHFWYEILRRIDRVQLRLQDPRMNFREVFHDLESLATELAEI from the exons ATGTTACTACCTTTCAAGTTCAAGGCATTCTTG attcaaaatgaattcattCATCTTCTGGCATCTACAGTTcgaaatcaactaataaacgatatcaaaagaaataaatattatggacTTTTGTTTGATTCAACTCCTGATATCTCTCATCGAGAACAAATGTCCCAAGTCGCTAGGTATGTAGATGctgattttatcaataaaaaagtttccatcaaagaatcttttttgagttttattgaaatacatgCTAAAGATGCAGCCTCGatcgaaaatacaattttagagaaattaaattacgatgaaatttcattaacaaactGCAGATCACAATGTTACGATAATGCTGCCGTGATGGCAGGTCACACATCTGAAACGCGATGGAGCGCCAGAATACAAGCGGTTATCGTTATCATCTATGGGCTAGAGAATATAAAAgaactaatagaaaaattagcAGAGCACACTACCACTACAAGTGACAACAGAAGTGAAGCTACAATTCTGTTGCAAAATATACTAACctttagttttataactttagttCATTTCTGGTATGAAATCTTAAGAAGGATTGATCGTGTGCAGCTCAGATTACAAGATCCTAGAATGAATTTTAGAGAAGTGTTCCATGATCTTGAATCATTAGCGACTGAACTAGCCGAAATTTGA